In Deinococcus maricopensis DSM 21211, the sequence GGCAGCGAACTGAAGCTGCGCTACCCGGACGCGCCCATCAAACCCGAAGGGTACTACACGCGCGACATCACGCCCGGCGCGAACGCCACCCTCACCGCGCGCTTCAACATCCCCACCCGCACGCTGCGCGTCGCGGACCAGACGTGGACGTACTGGCCCGCCGACCCGCGCTTCCTGCCGGCCGGGCCCGACGCGGACCTCGTGGCGCGCCTCAAGGCCGCCGGGTACGTCATCGCGTACCGCCCGTACGACAGCCCCACCGTGAAGACCCCCGGCGCGGACTGGCCGGACGTGCCGTACATCATCTTCAACGGCACCAAGGTCCTCGGGTACGACGCCGACCCCACCCTCAAGGCCATCGACGCGCGCCTCGGGCAGCGCCTGCCCGCCCTGATCGAGTCCGGGGACGGCTCGCAGCAGGCCGGCATCACCACCCTGATCGAGCACCGCCCCGGTATTCGCACGTTCAGCATCCGCCCGGAATGGCAGGACCTGCTGCAACCCGCCGAAGTCGCCGACAAGTTCGTGCTCGCCGCGCGCGAACGCAGCCACCGCCTGCTGTACGCCCGCCCGTTCTCCACGGTAGACGGCACCATCACCTTCCTCGACGACACCGTCCGCGGCCTGCGCAAGGCTGGCGTGACCATCGGGAAGCCCGTCATCGGCGAATTCCAGCCCACCCCGACGCTGCGCTGGCTGGCGCTGCTCGGCCCCCTCGTCGCGCTCGCGCTGTACGCCCTGAGCGTGCCCCTCACGCGCCTCGGCGCGCTCGCCGCGCTGGGCGTGCTCGGCCTCGCGCTCGCCACGAACGGCACGCACCCGCTCGCTGCGGGCGCCCTGATCGCCGCCGTGACCTTCCCCGTGCTCGGCTTCAGCCTGCGCCGCGAACGCCCCACCGACTGGCTGCTCGCCACGGCCTTCAGCGTGCTCGGCGTGCTGTTCGTCAGCGCCCTCGGCGCCGACCGCCTCAGCACCCTCGGCCTGGAACCGTTCCGGGGTGTGGGCCTCACGCTCGTCGTGCCGCTCGCGCTGCTCGCCCTCACGTTCCTGCCGAAACAGGACCTGCGCAAGACCGCCACCGACCTTTACAACACCCCCATGCGCCTCGGCGACCTCGCCATCCTGATTGCGGGCCTCGCCGTCATCGCGCTGGTCGTCCTGCGCCGCGGCAACACCCCCGCCGTCGGCGTGAGCGCCACCGAAGCGAAGGTGCGCGCCGCGCTGCAGGAGCAGATCATCCGCCCGCGCTTCAAGGAACTCGCCGGGCACCCCCTCGCCATCCTCGGCCTGAGCCGCCTGTTCCCGCCGTACATGAACAGCCTGCTGCTGCTCGGCGGCGTCGTCGGGCAGGCCAGCATCCTGAACACCTTCAGTCACTTCCATACGCCCCTGCTGATCAGCGGCTCGCGCATGGTCAACGGCGTGCTGTTCGGCGGCGTGCTCGGCTTCATCCTGATTCCGCTCGTCGCGTGGGCGATCCGCACGTTCCGCGCGTACCGCGCGCCCGAAGGGCGGACCGCATGACCCCCCGGCCGCTGCGCGTCGCCGTGAACGGCTATTACGGGTACGGCAACACCGGCGACGAGGCGCTCGCGCTCGCCATCTCCCGCGAGCTGCGCCGCCTCGGGCACACCCCCGTCATCCTCAGCAACGCGCCCGACCACACCGCCCGCACGTACGGCGTGG encodes:
- a CDS encoding DUF5693 family protein, encoding MNTVTSAPTAPHRHPAQRALLLLLALTLIPALLLAWQRVTYEQAQKNAALILDYPALVQQANTLGLDPLELLGRYRQHGVNGVAIYETTVQTGVQRGRIEFEEGSELKLRYPDAPIKPEGYYTRDITPGANATLTARFNIPTRTLRVADQTWTYWPADPRFLPAGPDADLVARLKAAGYVIAYRPYDSPTVKTPGADWPDVPYIIFNGTKVLGYDADPTLKAIDARLGQRLPALIESGDGSQQAGITTLIEHRPGIRTFSIRPEWQDLLQPAEVADKFVLAARERSHRLLYARPFSTVDGTITFLDDTVRGLRKAGVTIGKPVIGEFQPTPTLRWLALLGPLVALALYALSVPLTRLGALAALGVLGLALATNGTHPLAAGALIAAVTFPVLGFSLRRERPTDWLLATAFSVLGVLFVSALGADRLSTLGLEPFRGVGLTLVVPLALLALTFLPKQDLRKTATDLYNTPMRLGDLAILIAGLAVIALVVLRRGNTPAVGVSATEAKVRAALQEQIIRPRFKELAGHPLAILGLSRLFPPYMNSLLLLGGVVGQASILNTFSHFHTPLLISGSRMVNGVLFGGVLGFILIPLVAWAIRTFRAYRAPEGRTA